The Desulfonatronovibrio hydrogenovorans DSM 9292 genome includes a window with the following:
- a CDS encoding nucleotidyltransferase domain-containing protein, with protein MVEIPSEIRSIVENYIQSLESSRIRIRHAILFGSRTAGRADEWSDIDIAIVSDDFEGIRFKDKEKIRKTTLATSFLLSPLPFKTSDFSDDNPLVRHIKATGLTIK; from the coding sequence ATGGTTGAAATCCCATCTGAAATCAGGTCCATTGTAGAAAATTATATCCAGTCCCTTGAAAGCAGCAGAATTCGCATCCGTCATGCAATATTGTTTGGAAGCCGGACTGCAGGCAGGGCAGATGAATGGAGCGACATTGATATCGCCATTGTTTCAGACGACTTTGAAGGAATAAGATTCAAGGACAAGGAAAAAATCAGGAAAACCACCCTGGCAACAAGCTTTCTTCTCTCACCATTGCCTTTTAAAACATCCGACTTTTCAGATGATAATCCATTGGTCCGCCACATCAAGGCAACCGGACTGACTATCAAGTGA
- a CDS encoding glutamate synthase-related protein: MNNKLRAGANQKSAREDHLQSISAKPICQEQDACAIIAFIDKRGKANHANIVRTIEALKKMAHRSGDINDEGDGCGIMVDVPRELWSRRLHRAGLSPHLADSSGFFVGHFMLPHKIRSKADHVLDRVRKVFEERGLDILLEVRGNTNDQELGPMARAEAPLFWQVAGLVGQDLKSPAEKLLFRVQLELESSVPELHIASLSRQSSVYKVRGGPDLLQRVFPDLRDPAAGSRICLGHSRYSTNTLPTVERTQPFSLLAHNGEINTIERLRGASRNLGIEPVPGGSDSQDLNRAVEGLINSHGFDPVEAFAMVFPAVSSEVGQYPEDLGRVYDFYRWFFPPSAQGPAAIIARHGDVCLGSVDALGLRPLWFGESDYNYYLSSEKGVVDLEDTARDPRPLAPGEKIAIFSAPARRAIVFDYQAYQDQLVRLMQSRKDLSGQARFLYREIPGIEQDNARATKLTGLNDQWADQDEPVRENLLAALGWHRYDLDIRKKTARTGRAVIGSMGYQGPLAWFNAQGLPNVSEYFKENVAVVTNPAIDREREADHFSTHVILGDRPRSGLTGTSRPVGLELGTPLLLGGFRVDGIGLEAISRIKASYRAGILEEVAGFFTGQGRDLKRLKVLDATFDPEEGLKTSLQTLAARAGEAVQKGGVLVVLDDSGSFSRGRVQIDPLLGTAFVGNYLEEKGLRRSCSIIVRSGAVRNLHDIMCLLGMGADAINPYMIWKVALEYLDEGLLPEQALQNTMDVLQKGMEKVMSTMGIHELCGYGRIFSSMGLAAELEKIFRCPNFCGSAQAGLGFSGLEEMGRMRLLRAASSDPGLWKDPARNPRVGRVMRRAATGKTGFKELARELQDLDRENPVALRHVLDFAPSARTSPLTMQDVDISINGHSMPLVIPAMSFGSQGESSFRTYAQAGKALNIVCLNGEGGEIPDMLGRYRSNRGQQIASGRFGVHMGFLNSADFLEIKIGQGAKPGEGGHLPGQKVTEMVARARHCKPGIALISPSNHHDIYSIEDLAQIITELKTASPLARISVKIPVTSGVGTIAVGVAKAGADIVNISGFDGGTGAAREHSKKYVGLPVEIGVSQAHKALVECGLRHEVEIWCDGGLRSGADALKMILLGADRAAMGTAALMGIGCISCMRCHLDTCPRGISTQVRTKDEASQRGVKGFTPMDQAVETNNLVRLFTCFGEEMRSILAGLGIARVRDAVGRTDLLTQISHKQEICLEEMLTRPAMFGPSCVLGALRMVRKPLNYLTRLVSDISMAEFRDEETSEVRFTDRYVRSVDRAMGTYLAGEVVRQFGDAGKRRFRIRLDSSVPGNGLCAFNIRGIDLTVDGGAQDGTAKSSLGGTCKVFKGANLMGRRVDGSTGKSFAYGAIEGLLMVQNYADSRACIRMSGADAVFGARITSRVRDQLGNLAARAHLKGFAFEYMTGGRVVVLGDPGPWICSGMTGGVVYQCLYPEWGFRVESITRRLAAGADVAVEKVDSSDLAGIRELLRGYVQGLRSTFQDEEAREVEKILEQAGERFVRIVPAHRNPPRAE; encoded by the coding sequence ATGAATAACAAGCTTCGGGCCGGGGCAAACCAGAAATCAGCCAGGGAGGATCATTTGCAGAGCATATCAGCCAAGCCCATCTGCCAGGAACAGGACGCCTGTGCCATTATTGCCTTTATTGACAAGCGGGGTAAGGCCAATCACGCTAATATCGTCCGGACCATTGAGGCTTTGAAAAAAATGGCCCATCGTTCCGGGGACATAAACGACGAAGGGGACGGATGCGGCATTATGGTGGACGTTCCCCGCGAACTCTGGAGCCGCAGGCTGCACAGGGCCGGTCTTTCCCCTCATCTGGCTGATTCCAGCGGTTTTTTTGTGGGACACTTTATGCTGCCCCACAAGATCAGATCAAAGGCAGACCATGTCCTGGACCGGGTTAGAAAAGTGTTTGAAGAACGCGGCCTGGATATTCTCCTGGAAGTCAGGGGCAACACCAATGACCAGGAGCTGGGCCCCATGGCCAGGGCCGAGGCTCCCCTGTTCTGGCAGGTTGCCGGGCTGGTTGGTCAGGATCTCAAGTCTCCGGCTGAAAAGCTCCTTTTCAGGGTCCAGCTGGAACTGGAAAGTTCAGTGCCTGAGCTGCATATTGCGTCTTTGTCCAGGCAGAGTTCGGTTTACAAGGTCCGAGGCGGTCCAGACCTTTTGCAGCGGGTGTTTCCGGATCTGCGTGATCCGGCTGCCGGCTCCAGGATCTGCCTGGGCCACAGCCGCTACTCCACCAATACCCTGCCCACGGTGGAGCGGACCCAGCCTTTTTCCCTGCTGGCCCATAACGGAGAGATCAATACCATTGAAAGGCTCAGAGGGGCCTCCCGCAACCTGGGCATTGAACCGGTGCCCGGTGGCAGCGATTCCCAGGACCTGAACCGGGCTGTTGAAGGGCTGATCAACAGCCACGGGTTTGATCCGGTGGAGGCCTTTGCCATGGTTTTTCCAGCCGTGTCCAGTGAGGTGGGGCAGTATCCCGAAGACCTGGGCCGGGTTTATGATTTTTACCGCTGGTTCTTTCCACCCTCGGCCCAGGGTCCGGCAGCCATAATTGCCAGGCACGGGGATGTCTGCCTGGGCAGTGTGGATGCCCTGGGACTCAGGCCCCTCTGGTTTGGAGAGAGCGACTACAATTATTACCTGTCTTCGGAAAAAGGGGTGGTGGATCTGGAAGATACAGCCAGGGACCCCAGGCCTCTGGCTCCGGGCGAGAAAATAGCCATTTTCTCGGCTCCGGCCAGGCGGGCCATTGTGTTTGATTACCAGGCCTATCAGGACCAGCTGGTCAGGCTGATGCAAAGCCGCAAGGATCTCTCGGGCCAGGCCAGGTTTCTGTACCGGGAGATCCCCGGGATAGAGCAGGACAATGCCCGGGCCACCAAGCTGACCGGATTGAATGACCAGTGGGCGGACCAGGATGAGCCGGTCCGGGAAAATCTCCTGGCTGCCCTGGGATGGCACAGGTACGACCTGGACATCCGCAAAAAGACCGCCCGGACCGGCAGGGCGGTTATCGGGTCCATGGGTTATCAGGGGCCTTTGGCCTGGTTTAATGCTCAGGGCCTGCCCAATGTTTCGGAGTACTTCAAGGAAAACGTGGCTGTAGTCACCAACCCGGCCATTGACCGGGAACGGGAGGCTGATCATTTTTCCACCCATGTCATTCTGGGCGACCGGCCAAGGTCGGGTCTGACCGGGACGTCCAGGCCAGTGGGCCTGGAGCTGGGCACTCCCCTGCTCCTGGGAGGGTTCAGGGTTGATGGGATCGGTCTGGAAGCCATCTCCAGAATTAAAGCTTCTTACCGGGCTGGAATCCTGGAAGAGGTGGCCGGTTTTTTCACTGGCCAGGGCCGGGACCTTAAGCGGCTGAAGGTGCTGGATGCCACCTTTGATCCGGAAGAAGGTCTGAAAACAAGTCTTCAGACTCTGGCAGCCAGGGCCGGGGAAGCAGTGCAAAAAGGCGGGGTCCTGGTGGTGCTGGATGATTCTGGAAGTTTTTCCAGGGGCAGGGTGCAGATTGATCCCCTGCTTGGCACGGCCTTTGTGGGCAACTATCTGGAGGAAAAGGGCCTGCGCCGGTCCTGCTCCATAATTGTCAGGTCCGGGGCTGTGCGTAATCTGCACGACATCATGTGCCTGCTGGGCATGGGAGCTGACGCGATAAACCCGTACATGATCTGGAAGGTGGCCCTGGAGTATCTGGATGAAGGCCTTCTCCCGGAGCAGGCTTTGCAGAACACCATGGACGTGCTGCAGAAGGGCATGGAAAAGGTCATGTCCACCATGGGCATCCACGAGCTTTGCGGCTATGGCCGGATTTTCTCCTCCATGGGTCTGGCAGCTGAGCTGGAGAAGATATTCAGGTGTCCGAATTTCTGCGGATCAGCTCAGGCTGGTCTTGGCTTTTCCGGTCTGGAAGAAATGGGCCGGATGCGCCTTTTAAGGGCTGCTTCCAGTGATCCCGGGCTATGGAAAGACCCGGCCAGAAATCCCAGGGTGGGCCGGGTCATGCGCAGAGCAGCCACTGGCAAAACCGGCTTCAAAGAGCTGGCCAGGGAACTGCAGGACCTGGACCGGGAAAATCCAGTTGCCCTGCGCCATGTCCTGGATTTTGCCCCTTCTGCCAGAACCAGCCCCCTGACCATGCAGGATGTGGATATCAGCATTAACGGCCATTCCATGCCCCTGGTCATTCCGGCCATGAGTTTCGGTTCCCAGGGAGAAAGCTCCTTCAGGACCTATGCCCAGGCTGGTAAAGCCCTGAATATTGTCTGTTTAAACGGCGAAGGGGGTGAGATCCCGGACATGCTGGGCAGGTACCGTAGCAACAGGGGCCAGCAGATTGCTTCGGGCCGGTTCGGGGTGCACATGGGGTTTCTCAATTCTGCGGACTTTCTGGAGATCAAGATCGGCCAAGGGGCCAAGCCCGGCGAAGGCGGACATCTGCCCGGACAGAAGGTCACGGAAATGGTGGCCAGGGCCAGGCACTGCAAGCCGGGTATTGCCCTTATCTCCCCTTCCAACCATCATGATATCTATTCCATTGAGGACCTGGCCCAGATTATCACTGAACTCAAGACAGCCAGCCCCCTGGCCCGGATTTCGGTTAAGATCCCGGTAACCAGCGGGGTGGGCACCATTGCCGTGGGCGTGGCCAAGGCCGGGGCTGATATTGTCAATATTTCCGGATTTGACGGCGGTACTGGCGCAGCCAGGGAGCACAGCAAAAAGTACGTGGGTCTGCCTGTGGAGATTGGAGTGAGCCAGGCCCATAAAGCTCTGGTGGAATGCGGTCTGCGCCATGAGGTGGAGATCTGGTGCGATGGAGGTCTTAGAAGCGGGGCTGATGCCCTGAAGATGATCCTTCTGGGGGCAGACCGGGCTGCCATGGGCACGGCTGCCCTCATGGGCATAGGCTGCATCAGCTGCATGCGCTGCCACCTGGATACCTGTCCCAGGGGTATTTCCACCCAGGTCAGGACCAAGGATGAGGCCAGCCAGCGGGGGGTCAAGGGGTTTACACCCATGGACCAGGCCGTAGAAACCAATAACCTGGTCCGCCTGTTCACCTGTTTTGGAGAGGAGATGCGCAGCATTCTGGCCGGGCTGGGCATTGCCAGGGTCAGAGATGCTGTGGGCCGGACCGACCTTCTGACCCAGATCTCCCACAAGCAGGAGATCTGTCTTGAAGAGATGCTGACCCGACCGGCCATGTTCGGTCCGTCCTGCGTACTGGGGGCCCTGCGCATGGTCCGCAAGCCTCTTAATTATCTGACCAGGCTGGTTTCGGATATTTCCATGGCTGAATTCAGGGATGAGGAAACATCAGAGGTCCGGTTTACCGACCGGTACGTGCGCAGCGTGGACCGGGCCATGGGGACCTATTTGGCTGGAGAAGTGGTCCGCCAGTTCGGGGATGCGGGCAAGCGCAGGTTCAGGATCAGGCTGGATTCCTCGGTTCCGGGCAATGGGCTTTGCGCCTTCAATATCCGGGGGATTGATCTGACCGTGGATGGAGGCGCTCAGGACGGTACTGCCAAGAGCAGTCTGGGCGGAACCTGCAAGGTATTCAAGGGAGCCAATCTCATGGGGCGCAGGGTGGACGGATCAACCGGCAAGAGCTTTGCCTATGGAGCCATTGAAGGGCTGCTCATGGTCCAGAATTATGCCGATTCCAGGGCCTGTATCCGCATGTCCGGAGCTGATGCGGTGTTCGGAGCCAGGATCACCTCCAGGGTCCGGGACCAACTGGGCAACCTGGCTGCCAGGGCTCATTTGAAGGGTTTTGCCTTTGAATACATGACTGGTGGACGGGTGGTGGTTCTGGGTGATCCTGGACCCTGGATCTGTTCAGGCATGACCGGCGGGGTGGTTTATCAATGCCTTTATCCGGAATGGGGCTTTAGGGTGGAGTCCATAACCAGGCGGCTGGCCGCAGGGGCGGATGTGGCTGTGGAAAAGGTTGATTCATCCGACCTGGCCGGGATCAGGGAGCTTTTAAGGGGATATGTCCAGGGTCTGAGGTCAACCTTTCAGGATGAGGAGGCCAGGGAAGTGGAAAAGATCCTGGAACAGGCCGGGGAGCGGTTTGTCAGGATAGTCCCGGCCCACAGAAACCCGCCCCGGGCAGAGTAG
- a CDS encoding sigma-54-dependent transcriptional regulator, with the protein MHGKVLIVDDEQDIRLSLRGILEDEGYQVVEAESGEHGLAAVEPSIDLILLDIWLPGMDGLQVLTRLHEKHPDIPVIMISGHGNIQTAVQAIKNGAFDFIEKPLSLEKVLITSQKALEFSSLRRENRNLRLNTKGITVRDITGQSGVIRELRQAIDQVAPTEAWVLITGENGTGKEIVARSIHIKSKRADQTLVAVNCAAIPEELIESELFGHEKGSFTGASGSRQGKFELAHQGTLFLDEIGDMSLKTQAKILRILQEQSFERVGGHRTISVNVRVIAATNKDLLQEIKKGNFREDLYYRLNVFPLNLPPLRERKEDIPILLEEFIHQLSQEHNFKPLSFTREAVAVLQNHSWPGNVRELKNFVERLYILYQGQEVTPAMLPGEISCARMQSGLEPAGFQDGQELPGDFKQARSRFEAWFLDCKLKEYDGNISRLAEAIGLERSYLYRKLKSYDISTD; encoded by the coding sequence ATACATGGAAAAGTGCTCATCGTGGATGATGAGCAGGATATCCGCCTGTCCCTGCGGGGCATTCTGGAGGATGAAGGTTACCAGGTGGTGGAAGCAGAAAGCGGGGAACACGGCCTGGCTGCAGTGGAACCAAGCATCGACCTGATCCTCCTGGACATCTGGCTGCCGGGAATGGACGGCCTCCAGGTTCTGACCCGGCTTCATGAAAAGCATCCCGACATCCCGGTGATCATGATTTCAGGCCACGGCAATATCCAGACCGCAGTCCAGGCCATCAAGAACGGGGCCTTTGACTTTATTGAAAAACCTTTGTCCCTGGAAAAGGTGCTCATCACCTCCCAGAAGGCCCTGGAATTTTCCAGCCTCAGAAGGGAAAACCGCAACCTCAGGCTGAACACCAAAGGCATTACTGTCCGGGACATCACCGGCCAGTCCGGGGTCATCAGGGAACTCCGCCAGGCCATCGATCAGGTGGCCCCCACCGAGGCCTGGGTCCTCATCACCGGAGAAAACGGAACAGGCAAGGAGATTGTGGCCCGTTCCATCCACATCAAAAGCAAACGGGCCGACCAGACCCTGGTGGCGGTCAATTGTGCGGCCATCCCGGAAGAACTGATCGAATCTGAGCTGTTCGGCCATGAAAAAGGGTCCTTTACCGGAGCTTCCGGGTCCAGGCAGGGCAAATTCGAGCTGGCCCACCAGGGAACCCTGTTTCTTGATGAAATAGGAGACATGAGCCTCAAGACCCAGGCCAAGATCCTGCGCATCCTCCAGGAACAGAGTTTTGAACGGGTGGGTGGCCACCGGACCATCAGCGTCAATGTCCGGGTCATTGCAGCCACCAACAAGGACCTGCTCCAGGAAATAAAAAAAGGGAATTTCCGGGAAGATCTGTACTACCGCCTGAATGTCTTCCCCCTGAACCTTCCTCCCCTGCGGGAAAGAAAAGAGGACATTCCAATCCTGCTGGAGGAGTTCATCCATCAGCTCAGCCAGGAGCACAACTTCAAGCCCCTGTCCTTTACCAGGGAAGCCGTTGCTGTCCTCCAGAACCACTCCTGGCCGGGCAATGTCCGGGAACTCAAGAATTTTGTGGAACGCCTGTACATCCTCTACCAGGGCCAGGAAGTTACTCCAGCCATGCTCCCCGGTGAGATCAGCTGTGCCCGGATGCAGTCCGGACTTGAACCGGCAGGATTCCAGGACGGCCAGGAACTGCCCGGTGATTTCAAGCAGGCCAGGTCCCGGTTTGAAGCCTGGTTCCTGGACTGCAAGCTCAAAGAGTACGACGGGAACATCTCCAGGCTGGCCGAGGCCATCGGCCTGGAACGGAGCTATTTGTACCGCAAGCTCAAAAGCTACGACATCAGCACTGATTAG
- a CDS encoding universal stress protein: MNFKKILVAVDASDNSARAVEYTGVMTGKAGDCDIHLFYAERLPERDIYPDEESWCAACQEEQEKIRVFLDKAREILLKHGVKSERITVNYLPGAEFTCPSGRKAGRSVADQIMHAQKEGGFGTVVVGRRGVSKAEEFLFGSVSTKIIHHIKNCSVWVVE; this comes from the coding sequence ATGAACTTCAAGAAAATCCTTGTGGCTGTCGATGCCTCGGATAACTCAGCCCGGGCGGTTGAATACACCGGAGTTATGACCGGCAAGGCAGGGGATTGCGATATTCATTTGTTTTACGCTGAACGCCTGCCTGAACGGGATATTTATCCGGATGAAGAGTCGTGGTGCGCGGCCTGTCAGGAAGAGCAGGAAAAGATCAGGGTGTTCCTGGACAAGGCCAGGGAGATTCTGCTGAAACACGGAGTCAAGTCTGAACGGATCACAGTCAATTATCTGCCTGGTGCTGAATTCACCTGTCCCTCTGGCCGGAAGGCCGGACGGAGTGTGGCCGATCAGATCATGCATGCCCAGAAAGAGGGCGGTTTTGGAACTGTTGTTGTGGGCCGGAGAGGTGTTTCCAAGGCTGAGGAGTTTCTGTTCGGCAGCGTGTCCACCAAGATCATTCACCATATCAAGAACTGCAGCGTGTGGGTGGTGGAATAG
- a CDS encoding ATP-binding protein → MDLSTYRVMLHLNPWIEDQSVWPGHAARHLPENYIPRSFSPELSRDKVSLIIGPRQAGKSTLAWKTISSSLSPFVFINCEEQLLKELCSSPALFLDELDRLAPDAAGYFFEEAQHLEEAGLFLKGLVDLKPEKKILATGSSSYHLKSKTRESLAGRAIRHVLHPFGLRELVPGNKSETVARIKAREIWHELALYGGYPEAWLSRNRQDVLGRLTEAFVLRDASDLYQIKNPSSFRKLMELAASQTANLTNYSSFADNLGISVNTVAQYLSILEQSHIIRLLPPFVGGKRAEITSRPKIFFLDNGIRNYLFGGFDDLGNRADRGALTENLVFSELCKRLNLLKDQLYYWRSTSGAEVDFVLKHDNRLVAVEVKSGAMKKPRISRSLRSFIQAYGPDMVYVVNNELDYSMDVQGTEIRFIPGWDLFIGLNWQGLGAWRQGR, encoded by the coding sequence ATGGATCTAAGCACCTACAGGGTAATGCTGCATCTGAACCCCTGGATAGAGGATCAGTCTGTCTGGCCGGGGCATGCGGCCCGTCATCTTCCGGAAAATTATATTCCAAGATCATTCAGTCCTGAACTAAGCAGGGACAAGGTGAGCCTGATCATTGGACCCCGGCAGGCCGGCAAATCCACCCTGGCCTGGAAAACTATCAGCAGTTCATTAAGCCCATTTGTTTTTATTAATTGCGAAGAACAGCTTCTGAAAGAACTCTGCTCATCACCGGCCCTGTTTCTGGATGAGCTGGACAGGCTGGCTCCTGATGCAGCTGGATATTTTTTTGAGGAAGCACAGCACCTTGAAGAGGCAGGCCTGTTTTTAAAGGGTCTGGTTGATCTCAAGCCTGAGAAAAAAATACTGGCTACTGGTTCATCCAGCTATCATCTTAAATCTAAAACCAGGGAATCCCTGGCCGGCCGGGCCATCAGGCATGTTCTGCACCCCTTTGGACTCAGGGAACTTGTTCCTGGTAATAAATCTGAAACAGTAGCCAGAATAAAAGCCAGGGAGATCTGGCATGAACTTGCCCTTTACGGAGGATATCCTGAAGCCTGGCTGAGCAGAAACAGGCAGGATGTTCTGGGACGATTAACCGAAGCCTTTGTGCTTAGAGATGCATCAGACCTGTACCAGATCAAAAATCCTTCATCATTCAGGAAACTCATGGAGCTGGCTGCTTCTCAGACCGCCAATCTGACCAATTATTCCAGCTTTGCTGATAATCTGGGCATCAGCGTGAACACAGTAGCCCAGTACTTAAGCATCCTTGAACAGAGTCATATTATCAGACTTTTGCCTCCCTTTGTGGGCGGCAAAAGGGCGGAAATAACTTCAAGGCCTAAAATTTTCTTTTTGGACAACGGGATAAGAAATTATCTTTTTGGAGGATTTGATGACCTAGGAAACCGGGCAGACAGGGGAGCGCTTACGGAAAATCTTGTTTTCTCTGAACTCTGCAAGAGGCTGAACCTGCTCAAGGATCAGCTATATTACTGGAGGAGCACTTCAGGGGCTGAAGTGGATTTTGTCCTGAAGCATGATAACCGGCTGGTGGCAGTGGAGGTCAAGTCCGGGGCAATGAAAAAGCCCAGGATAAGCAGATCCCTGAGAAGTTTTATCCAGGCTTATGGGCCGGATATGGTTTATGTGGTCA
- a CDS encoding HEPN domain-containing protein produces MNINDQLNYWLESAEHDLDTADSLFYSEKYDWCLFMGHLVLEKALKAVYVLEHNAHTASKDPQPGQACP; encoded by the coding sequence ATGAACATCAATGACCAGTTAAACTACTGGCTGGAAAGCGCTGAGCACGACCTGGACACTGCTGACAGCCTGTTTTATTCTGAAAAATATGACTGGTGTCTGTTCATGGGTCACCTGGTGCTGGAAAAAGCCCTGAAGGCTGTATACGTACTTGAACATAATGCTCATACTGCCTCCAAGGACCCACAACCTGGTCAGGCTTGTCCATGA
- a CDS encoding HEPN domain-containing protein — MLILPPRTHNLVRLVHESSLEMDQETLVWLDRVNDFHIEARYPDYKREFYKICTRDFALHHLEKIKEMFSWLKSHLKSGPL; from the coding sequence ATGCTCATACTGCCTCCAAGGACCCACAACCTGGTCAGGCTTGTCCATGAATCCAGCCTGGAAATGGATCAGGAGACCCTTGTCTGGCTGGACCGGGTTAATGATTTCCATATCGAAGCCAGGTATCCGGATTATAAGCGCGAATTTTACAAAATATGCACCAGGGATTTTGCACTGCATCATCTCGAAAAAATCAAGGAGATGTTTTCATGGTTGAAATCCCATCTGAAATCAGGTCCATTGTAG